A genomic window from Aricia agestis chromosome 8, ilAriAges1.1, whole genome shotgun sequence includes:
- the LOC121729536 gene encoding juvenile hormone esterase-like: protein MLRAIVLCLLSVCVLCEDSRVVHTTQGPIRGHRSSTFDGFVFYNVPYATAPTGRDKFKEPGPPPVWEETYDAVNRQTICPQPSIFAEITGVPNNTQEDCLIANIYVPNVDEVLPVVVFVHGGAYIVGYGDMISPENMAASKKAIFITFNYRLAGHGFLCLGTEDIPGNAGMKDQVAMLRWVQKNIASFGGDPKDVTIAGASAGSSAVDLLMLSKMTKGLFNKVIPESGANTAAFSVQPDPIEAAKEYAKLLNYTGADDIHDLEEFFKSTPVEVLNSVNTFSRTDATFLVGPCVERKTGKEIFLHDSPVNILKSGDYEKVPMLYGFASMEGLLRLMLVANDVKSDMERMDKKFSEYLPADLAFDTPEEREEVARKIKNYFFGSKVDEEDIIDYVNYFSDVFFTFSTLRSVKYHVEAGNNEIYLYEYSFTDEYTPLVPFTQIRGATHCAQSMALWTPKGVPESTTKEYLEIQKNLQEFWINFITTGKPVPEGSGLPEWPAVGRKWSPHMSLGRAVELRGSLLKERALFWEEIYARHYRYPQPPPTPPPKRTEF, encoded by the exons ATGTTGCGTGCGATCGTGTTGTGTCTGTTGTCTGTGTGTGTCCTGTGCGAGGACTCGCGGGTTGTGCACACGACACAGGGTCCCATACGAGGACACAGGTCTTCCACATTCGATGGCTTCGTATTCTACAATGTACCCTATGCCACGGCTCCTACCGGCAGGGACAAATTTAAG GAACCTGGGCCACCACCAGTTTGGGAAGAAACATATGATGCGGTTAACAGGCAGACTATTTGTCCACAACCAAGTATTTTTGCTGAAATAACGGGAGTACCTAATAATACTCAAGAGGATTGCCTCATCGCAAATATCTACGTCCCAAATGTCGACGAGGTACTACCAGTTGTAGTGTTCGTTCACGGTGGAGCATATATCGTGGGATACGGGGACATGATATCACCAGAAAACATGGCAGCGTCGAAAAAAGCTATCTTCATAACCTTTAACTACCGCTTAGCGGGTCACGGGTTCCTTTGCTTGGGAACCGAGGACATCCCCGGAAACGCTGGCATGAAGGATCAAGTCGCTATGCTTCGGTGGGTGCAGAAGAACATCGCTAGCTTTGGAGGTGATCCGAAAGATGTAACCATCGCGGGAGCGAGCGCCGGCTCGTCCGCCGTCGATCTCTTGATGCTTTCAAAGATGACGAAGGGTCTGTTTAACAAGGTCATCCCGGAGAGCGGGGCTAACACGGCCGCCTTCAGCGTACAACCGGATCCAATCGAAGCTGCCAAAGAGTACGCAAAGCTACTAAACTATACAGGCGCCGATGATATTCACGATttggaagaatttttcaaatcaacgCCAGTGGAGGTTCTGAATTCAGTCAACACTTTCAGTCGAACCGACGCTACATTTTTAGTAGGACCTTGCGTAGAACGGAAAACCGGAAAAGAAATATTTCTGCACGACAGCCCagtcaatattttgaaaagcggTGATTACGAGAAAGTGCCCATGTTGTATGGTTTTGCTAGCATGGAAGGTTTACTTCGTTTGATGTTGGTGGCGAACGATGTAAAATCGGATATGGAGAGAATGGACAAAAAATTTTCCGAATATTTACCAGCTGACTTAGCCTTCGATACTCCCGAGGAGAGGGAGGAAGTGGCAAGAAAGataaaaaactacttttttGGTTCCAAAGTGGACGAAGAAGACATTATTGATTATGTGAATTACTTTTCTGACGTTTTTTTCACGTTTTCAACTTTAAGATCAGTAAAATATCATGTAGAAGCCGGAAACAACGAAATATATTTGTACGAGTATTCGTTTACCGACGAGTATACTCCTCTAGTACCGTTTACTCAGATCCGTGGCGCCACTCATTGCGCTCAGTCGATGGCTCTCTGGACACCTAAGGGAGTACCTGAAAGTACCACTAAAGAATACCTAGAAATTCAAAAAAATTTGCAAGAATTTTGGATAAATTTCATAACAACAGG TAAACCTGTACCCGAAGGCTCCGGTCTGCCGGAGTGGCCGGCGGTGGGCAGGAAGTGGTCTCCGCACATGTCTCTGGGCCGGGCGGTGGAGCTGCGTGGCTCGCTGCTGAAGGAGCGCGCGCTGTTCTGGGAGGAGATCTACGCGCGCCACTATCGCTATCCGCAGCCTCCGCCGACGCCGCCGCCGAAACGCACTGAATTCTAG
- the LOC121729535 gene encoding juvenile hormone esterase-like, producing MLRAIVLCLLYVCVLCEDSRVVNTTQGPIRGHRSSTFDGFVFYNVPYATAPTGRDKFKEPGPPPVWEETYDAVDRQIICPQPNIFGEIITIPYNIQEDCLIANIYVPNVDEVLPVVVFVHGGAYILGYGDMISPENMAASKKAIFITFNYRLAGHGFLCLGTEDIPGNTGMKDQVAMLRWVQKNIASFGGDPKDVTIAGASAGSSAVDLLMLSKMTKGLFNKVIPESGANTAAFSVQPDPIEAAKEYAKLLNYTGTDDIYELEEFFKSTSVEVLNSVMTLLSRTDATFLVGPCVERKIGKEIFLHDSPVNILKSGDYEKVPMLYGFASMEGLLRLNLMANDLKSDMERMDKHFSEYLPADLAFDTPEEREEMARKIKNYFFGSKVDEEDIIDYVNYFSDVLIMFSTLRSVKYHVEAGNNEIYLYEYSFTDENTPLVPFTKIRGATHCAQTDALWPSKVLPTPQNITKEYQEIQKILQEFWINFITTGKPVPEGSGLPEWPAVGRKWSPHMSLGRAVELRGSLLKERALFWEEIYARHYRSPQPPPAPPKRTEL from the exons ATGTTGCGTGCGATCGTGTTGTGTCTGTTGTATGTGTGTGTCCTGTGCGAGGACTCGCGGGTTGTGAACACGACACAGGGTCCCATACGAGGACACAGGTCTTCCACATTCGATGGCTTCGTATTCTACAATGTACCCTATGCCACGGCTCCTACCGGCAGGGACAAATTTAAG GAACCTGGGCCACCACCAGTGTGGGAAGAAACATATGATGCGGTTGACAGGCAGATTATTTGTCCACAACCAAACATTTTTGGTGAAATAATAACAATACCCTATAATATTCAAGAGGATTGCCTCATCGCAAATATCTACGTCCCAAATGTCGACGAGGTACTACCAGTTGTAGTGTTCGTTCACGGTGGAGCATATATCCTGGGATACGGGGACATGATATCACCAGAAAACATGGCAGCGTCGAAAAAAGCTATCTTCATAACCTTTAACTACCGCTTAGCGGGCCACGGGTTCCTTTGCTTGGGAACCGAGGACATCCCCGGAAACACTGGCATGAAGGATCAAGTGGCTATGCTTCGGTGGGTGCAGAAGAACATCGCTAGCTTTGGAGGTGATCCGAAAGATGTAACCATCGCAGGAGCGAGCGCCGGCTCGTCCGCCGTCGATCTCTTGATGCTTTCAAAGATGACGAAGGGTCTGTTTAACAAGGTCATCCCGGAGAGCGGGGCTAACACGGCCGCCTTCAGCGTACAACCGGATCCAATCGAAGCTGCCAAAGAGTACGCAAAGCTACTAAACTATACTGGCACCGATGATATTTACGAAttggaagaatttttcaaatcaacgTCAGTGGAGGTTCTGAATTCAGTCATGACTTTGTTGAGTCGAACCGACGCTACGTTTTTAGTAGGACCTTGCGTAGAACGGAAAATTGGAAAAGAGATATTTCTGCACGACAGCCCagtcaatattttgaaaagcggTGATTACGAGAAAGTGCCCATGTTGTATGGTTTTGCTAGCATGGAAGGTTTACTTCGTTTGAATTTAATGGCGAACGATTTAAAATCGGATATGGAGAGAATGGACAAACATTTTTCCGAATATTTACCAGCTGACTTAGCCTTCGATACTCCCGAGGAGAGGGAAGAAATGGCAAGAAAGATAAAGAACTACTTTTTCGGATCCAAAGTGGACGAAGAAGACATTATTGATTATGTGAATTACTTTTCAGAcgttttaataatgttttcaacTTTAAGATCAGTAAAATATCACGTAGAAGCTGGCAACAACGAAATATATTTGTACGAGTATTCGTTTACCGACGAGAATACTCCTCTAGTACCGTTCACTAAGATCCGTGGTGCCACTCATTGCGCTCAGACGGATGCTCTGTGGCCATCTAAGGTACTTCCAACTCCTCAAAATATTACTAAAGAATACCAAGAAATTCAAAAGATTTTGCAAGAATTTTGGATAAATTTCATAACAACAGG TAAACCTGTACCCGAAGGCTCCGGTCTGCCGGAGTGGCCAGCGGTGGGCAGGAAGTGGTCTCCGCACATGTCTCTGGGTCGGGCGGTGGAGCTGCGCGGCTCGCTGCTGAAGGAGCGCGCGCTGTTCTGGGAGGAGATCTACGCGCGCCACTATCGCTCCCCGCAGCCTCCGCCCGCGCCACCGAAACGCACCGAATTGTAG
- the LOC121729380 gene encoding cholinesterase 1-like, translating into MRWLILFVLFTCVCTNELPSRLVKTAQGPVRGYKDPDYDVFTFHNIPYATVPSGVDRFKAPLPPPVWEEPFEAAAGHQIICPQSNSFDFLPDTTRVEENCLIANVYVPDGVVELLPVVVYVHGGAFAIGYGDMIDPREMVNSKKILLVTFNYRLGFHGFLCLGTEAAPGNAGMKDQVALLRWVQKNIANFGGNPKDVTIVGSSAGAGSVDLLMVSKMARGLFNKVIPESGANTASFAVHIDPIESAKSYAELVNADIDVNDIYALEEFFIKTPLQDLNIINMTKNDSTVATSPCVERNIGVEMFLTESPYDILKKGDYEKLPMLYGFTNMEGLMRIFFNRGLVVPDLEYMNKNFSSYLPANLQFKNEKERNEVMERIKTHYFGTVVDEEDILDYVDYFSDGFFVQPTLMSVKLQVEAGNDQIYLYEYSFTDANDPTSSVPFTKVRGAYHCAQSQVVWGSTLNVDYFSFNKSEAYENHRKIIQKLWLNFITTGNPTPEGSGLPEWPAVGRKWSPHMSLGRAVELRGSLLKERALFWEDIYARHYRSPQPPPTPPPKRTEL; encoded by the exons ATGAGGtggttaatattatttgttctaTTCACTTGTGTTTGCACCAATGAGCTGCCATCACGGTTAGTAAAGACAGCCCAAGGGCCAGTAAGGGGGTACAAAGATCCTGATTATGATGTGTTCACGTTCCACAATATTCCCTATGCTACTGTTCCATCCGGTGTTGACAGATTTaag gcaCCACTACCACCGCCTGTTTGGGAAGAACCATTTGAAGCAGCTGCAGGACATCAAATAATATGTCCGCAAAGTAATTCTTTCGATTTCCTACCAGACACCACAAGAGTTGAAGAAAATTGCCTCATTGCTAATGTTTATGTACCTGATGGTGTTGTAGAATTACTCCCCGTGGTAGTTTATGTGCACGGGGGTGCGTTTGCGATTGGCTATGGAGATATGATTGATCCTCGGGAAATGGTGAATTCAAAAAAGATTTTACTTGTCACCTTCAATTATCGTTTAGGATTTCATGGTTTTCTGTGCTTGGGAACAGAAGCAGCCCCTGGAAATGCCGGTATGAAGGACCAGGTGGCACTGCTGCGTTGGGTACAAAAGAACATTGCTAATTTTGGTGGTAATCCAAAAGATGTAACAATCGTTGGAAGCAGCGCTGGCGCTGGTTCAGTAGATCTCTTGATGGTCTCTAAGATGGCCAGAGGGCTATTTAATAAAGTAATTCCTGAAAGTGGAGCAAATACAGCATCTTTTGCCGTGCATATTGATCCAATTGAATCAGCCAAATCATACGCAGAGCTAGTAAACGCTGATATTGATGTAAATGATATATACGCCTTAGAAGAATTCTTCATAAAAACTCCACTACAGGATCTTAACATTATAAATATGACAAAAAACGATTCAACAGTTGCGACAAGCCCTTGTGTGGAGCGAAATATTGGCGTAGAAATGTTTCTTACAGAAAGTCCTTACGATATCCTTAAGAAAGGTGATTACGAAAAGTTACCTATGCTATATGGTTTTACGAATATGGAAGGTTTGATGAGAATTTTTTTCAACCGAGGATTGGTAGTGCCGGATCTAGAATATATGAACAAGAACTTTTCAAGCTACTTGCCAGCTAATCTgcaatttaaaaatgaaaaagagagaaacGAAGTAATGGAGAGAATCAAAACTCACTATTTTGGTACAGTTGTGGACGAAGAAGACATTCTAGATTATGTTGATTATTTTTCGGACGGTTTCTTTGTACAACCAACTTTGATGTCAGTGAAACTTCAGGTAGAGGCTGGGAATGACCAAATTTACTTGTACGAGTATTCGTTCACCGATGCCAACGATCCTACTTCAAGTGTACCATTTACAAAAGTACGTGGAGCGTACCATTGCGCCCAGTCCCAGGTCGTTTGGGGTTCGACTCTGAACGTAGATTATTTCAGCTTTAACAAATCAGAAGCTTATGAGAACCATCGAAAAATTATCCAAAAATTGTGGCTCAATTTTATAACTACTGG AAACCCTACCCCTGAAGGTTCTGGTCTGCCGGAGTGGCCAGCGGTGGGCAGGAAGTGGTCTCCGCACATGTCTCTGGGTCGGGCGGTGGAGCTGCGCGGCTCGCTGCTGAAGGAGCGTGCGCTGTTTTGGGAGGACATCTACGCGCGCCACTATCGCTCCCCGCAGCCTCCGCCGACGCCGCCACCGAAACGCACCGAATTGTAG
- the LOC121729379 gene encoding juvenile hormone esterase-like has protein sequence MRAVVSCVVLVCVLRVRTALGDGRPSRVVNIDQGPVRGYRDPDYDVFTFHSIPYATAPTGTDRFKAPQPPPVWQEPLEAVNKDIICPQFIFPHKLKDQNAQEDCLIANIYVPDTDANNIPVVVYVHSGGYAMGFGDMVNPRPLVNTKKVIIVTFNYRLAGHGFLCLGTEDIPGNAGSKDQVALLRWVRKNIANFGGNPDDVTLIGSSAGSSSVDLLMLSKMSRGLFNKVVPESGANVAAFSTQPDPIHAAKVYAKLLGNNKNFKDVYELEDFFKSLSVVKLNSVFTLNNTDATALLGPCVERDMGHEMFLDDSPVNIIKSGDYPKVPMLYGFSNMEGLIRVGLMGSQVKGDMEMMEKNFSNFLPADLAFENEDERNKVANKIKKFYFGNKIDEEDVFDYINYFSDTFFTYATLRAINLHLNNGHNNIYLYEYSFTDINTIPVPYTKVYGASHYTQSAAIWGEDPIYNIEKTCDEYEKMRNIMRDIWINFITTGKPVPEGSGLPEWPAVGRKWSPHMSLGRAVELRGSLLKERALFWEEIYARHYRSPQPAPTPPPKRTEL, from the exons ATGCGAGCAGTGGTGTCGTGCGTTGTGTTGGTGTGTGTGCTGCGCGTGCGCACCGCGCTCGGCGACGGCCGGCCCTCGCGCGTCGTGAACATCGACCAAGGGCCCGTGCGCGGGTACCGGGACCCCGACTACGACGTCTTCACCTTTCACAGCATCCCCTACGCGACTGCACCGACAGGCACCGACCGATTCAAG GCTCCTCAACCACCGCCAGTATGGCAGGAACCACTAGAAGCCGTAAACAAGGACATCATATGCCCACAGTTTATTTTCCCACATAAGCTAAAAGACCAAAATGCTCAAGAGGACTGTCTAATTGCAAACATTTACGTTCCGGACACAGATGCCAATAATATCCCAGTTGTTGTTTATGTACATAGTGGAGGATATGCTATGGGTTTTGGAGATATGGTTAACCCTAGACCCTTGGTAAATactaaaaaagtaattatagttACTTTTAACTACCGACTAGCTGGGCATGGCTTTCTATGTTTGGGCACAGAAGATATACCAGGCAATGCAGGAAGTAAGGACCAGGTAGCATTGCTGCGTTGGGTAAGAAAAAACATTGCCAACTTTGGAGGGAATCCTGACGATGTAACACTTATAGGTAGTAGCGCTGGATCTTCATCTGTAGATCTTTTGATGCTTTCAAAGATGTCACGAGGTCTTTTCAACAAAGTGGTACCCGAATCTGGTGCTAATGTGGCTGCATTTAGTACCCAACCAGATCCAATACATGCAGCGAAGGTGTATGCAAAATTGTTGGGaaacaataaaaactttaaagatGTCTATGAATtagaagattttttcaaatcgctTAGTGTTGTAAAACTTAACTCagtatttactttaaataatacTGATGCTACCGCTTTATTAGGACCTTGTGTCGAACGAGATATGGGACACGAAATGTTTCTGGATGACAGTCctgttaatataattaaaagcgGGGACTATCCTAAAGTACCAATGCTTTACGGCTTCAGTAACATGGAAGGCTTAATTCGTGTTGGACTTATGGGTTCGCAAGTCAAAGGTGATATGGAAATGATggagaaaaatttttcaaattttttgccCGCCGATTTAGCTTTTGAAAACGAAGATGAGAGAAACAAAGTTGCAAACAAAATCAAAAAGTTCTATTTTGGAAATAAAATTGACGAGGAAGATGTTTTCGACTACATCAATTATTTTTCGGATACTTTCTTTACTTATGCAACATTAAGAGCGATCAACCTGCATTTAAATAATGGACATAATAACATATATCTTTACGAATATTCATTCACTGATATCAACACGATACCAGTCCCTTACACGAAGGTCTATGGTGCGAGTCATTACACGCAGTCTGCGGCGATATGGGGTGAAGATCCAATATACAACATTGAGAAGACATGCGACGAGTACGAGAAAATGAGAAACATCATGAGAGATATTTGGATAAACTTTATAACAACAGG TAAACCTGTACCCGAAGGCTCCGGTCTGCCGGAGTGGCCGGCGGTGGGCAGGAAGTGGTCTCCGCACATGTCTCTGGGTCGGGCGGTGGAGCTGCGCGGCTCGCTGCTGAAGGAGCGCGCGCTGTTCTGGGAGGAGATCTACGCGCGCCACTATCGCTCCCCGCAGCCTGCGCCGACGCCGCCACCGAAACGCACCGAATTGtag